The sequence AGGATGCCTGAGTGGTGGGCCTCAAGGAGTCAAGCGGTTCCTAACCATGAAGATCGAAGTCGATGATAAGGATCTAAAACATGGCCTGTTGGGATTGGTTTTGGCCATCATTGAGGTAATCCGAGATACCTTGAGGATTCAATCCCTCAAGAGAATGGAAGGCGGCCATCTGACCGAGGAACAAATTGACCGGTTGGGGGTCGCCCTGCTGGAGTTGGACAAGGCGATAGAGA comes from Candidatus Eisenbacteria bacterium and encodes:
- a CDS encoding gas vesicle protein K; translation: MKIEVDDKDLKHGLLGLVLAIIEVIRDTLRIQSLKRMEGGHLTEEQIDRLGVALLELDKAIEKIKEEQGISEAVRSVRDGLDDLVDGMVQKLADPSPVTDKEVTLVG